Proteins co-encoded in one Aspergillus flavus chromosome 2, complete sequence genomic window:
- a CDS encoding Protoglobin-domain-containing protein gives MEGLYFDSSRPIKHVDRKAIYTRLEARINYLQDFLDFNSADVEALTTGSKYIKALIPAVVNIVYKKLLEQDITARAFHTRDTSDERPIEEFYNEESPQIMRRKMFLRWYLTKLCSDPTQTDFWRYLNKVGMMHAAQERMHPLNIEYIHMGACLGFIQDIFTEALMSHPRLQLQRKVALVRAIGKIIWIQNDLIAKWRIRDGEEYAEEMSQMTLDEREGFLGDKKILGDSSSTSASSSDDDRSSVHSNPSIAPSIAPSTISACPFADMVMSNSAASTSETKIWAGK, from the exons ATGGAAGGACTATACTTCGACTCCAGTCGACCTATAAAGCATGTCGACAGAAAGGCAATCTACACCCGCCTCGAAGCCCGCATCAACTATCTCCAGGACTTCCTGGACTTCAATTCCG CTGACGTCGAAGCCCTGACAACCGGCTCCAAGTACATCAAAGCTCTCATCCCCGCCGTCGTCAACATCGTCTACAAGAAGCTCCTGGAACAGGATATCACGGCCCGGGCCTTCCACACACGGGATACTAGCGACGAGAGACCGATCGAGGAGTTCTACAATGAGGAGAGTCCGCAGATCATGCGCCGGAAGATGTTCCTCCGGTGGTACTTGACCAAGCTCTGCTCGGATCCCACGCAGACGGACTTCTGGCGGTATCTGAATAAAGTGGG TATGATGCACGCCGCACAGGAACGCATGCACCCCCTCAACATCGAATACATTCACATGGGCGCCTGCCTGGGCTTCATCCAAGACATTTTCACCGAAGCGCTGATGTCACACCCGcgtctgcagctgcagcgcAAGGTGGCCCTGGTCCGCGCCATCGGCAAAATCATCTGGATCCAGAACGACCTCATCGCCAAATGGCGGATCCGCGACGGCGAAGAATACGCCGAAGAGATGTCGCAAATGACCCTGGACGAGCGAGAGGGATTCCTCGGCGACAAGAAGATCCTGGgcgacagcagcagcacaTCCGCCAGCTCGAGCGACGATGATCGCTCCAGTGTGCACAGCAACCCCAGTATAGCACCCAGCATTGCGCCCTCCACGATCTCGGCGTGTCCCTTCGCGGATATGGTCATGAGCAATTCGGCGGCGTCGACGTCGGAGACTAAGATCTGGGCTGGGAAGTAA